From the genome of Streptomyces sp. NBC_01260, one region includes:
- a CDS encoding class I SAM-dependent methyltransferase: MTESPSYLRATADAYDAMAVVYADFARDSLDVLPLDRALLAAFAELARANDAGPVAELGCGPGYLTAHLRGLGLDAFGIDLSPVMIGLAREAYPGLRFEVGSMDALDLADGELGGIVSWYSVIHTPPKELPPYFTEFRRLLPPGGTLLFAFFESGGGPVETFDHKVTTAYRWPVDELAGLAREAGFVEIGRMLREPLDGERFRRGHLLMRAE; this comes from the coding sequence ATGACCGAGTCACCCTCTTACCTCCGCGCGACAGCGGATGCCTACGACGCCATGGCCGTTGTCTACGCCGACTTCGCCCGTGACAGCCTCGACGTCCTCCCCCTGGACCGTGCGCTGCTCGCCGCCTTCGCCGAGCTCGCGCGGGCGAACGATGCCGGGCCGGTCGCAGAGCTGGGATGCGGCCCCGGATACCTCACGGCGCACCTGCGGGGCCTGGGGCTGGACGCCTTCGGCATCGACCTGTCCCCGGTGATGATCGGCCTTGCCCGCGAGGCGTACCCGGGCCTGCGGTTCGAGGTCGGTTCGATGGACGCGCTGGACCTGGCCGACGGCGAGCTGGGCGGCATCGTGTCCTGGTATTCGGTCATCCACACGCCACCGAAGGAACTGCCGCCCTACTTCACCGAGTTCCGCCGGCTTCTGCCCCCGGGCGGCACCCTCCTGTTCGCCTTCTTCGAGTCCGGGGGCGGGCCGGTGGAGACGTTCGACCACAAGGTGACGACGGCCTACCGGTGGCCGGTCGACGAACTCGCCGGCCTGGCCCGCGAGGCCGGGTTCGTCGAGATCGGCCGGATGCTGCGCGAGCCCCTCGACGGGGAGCGGTTCCGCCGGGGTCATCTGCTGATGCGCGCGGAGTGA
- a CDS encoding type 1 glutamine amidotransferase domain-containing protein yields the protein MARVLFIVSGATYWVLKDGTRHATGYWAEEFANPYKILTDAGHEIVVATPDGVTPSVDMMSLRPEMVGGNDNALALEAVIRSAEVMRRPLRLSDVRLDDYDGVYLPGGHGPMSDLAWDADAGRLLTQQLTSGNPLFIVCHAPAAMLATRIHGESPFKGFDITCFTNEEEEGVGLAPLAPWLLETDVQEKVGVNFSRGPIWGPYMVEDRNLVTGQNPASAAILGNRMLEILK from the coding sequence ATGGCCAGGGTGCTTTTCATCGTGAGCGGAGCCACCTACTGGGTGTTGAAGGACGGCACGAGGCACGCGACCGGCTACTGGGCCGAGGAGTTCGCGAACCCGTACAAGATCTTGACGGATGCCGGCCATGAGATCGTCGTCGCGACGCCTGACGGCGTGACCCCCAGCGTCGACATGATGAGCCTACGGCCCGAGATGGTCGGCGGAAATGACAACGCCCTCGCATTGGAGGCTGTCATCCGTTCCGCGGAGGTGATGCGTCGGCCCCTGCGGCTGTCGGATGTCCGCCTCGACGACTACGACGGGGTGTACTTGCCGGGCGGCCACGGTCCGATGTCGGACCTCGCCTGGGACGCCGATGCCGGACGGCTGCTGACGCAGCAACTGACCTCGGGCAACCCTCTGTTCATCGTCTGTCACGCGCCTGCGGCGATGCTGGCGACCAGGATCCACGGCGAGTCGCCGTTCAAGGGTTTCGACATCACCTGTTTCACCAACGAGGAGGAAGAGGGCGTCGGACTGGCCCCCCTGGCCCCGTGGCTGCTGGAGACCGATGTGCAGGAGAAGGTCGGGGTCAACTTCAGCCGCGGCCCGATCTGGGGGCCGTACATGGTCGAGGATCGCAACCTGGTCACCGGGCAGAACCCGGCTTCGGCCGCGATCCTGGGCAACCGGATGCTGGAGATCCTCAAGTGA
- a CDS encoding RraA family protein codes for MYDISGFRDISPTTLADILGRGQVMDTGIRPLWPSQRVAGPAFTVRCPPGDNLMLHAAIHRAEPGSVIVVEAGDVEYALAGGNMCAVAQRRGIAAFVTNGVLRDLAELRELGFPVFARGVIPFPGAKKAVTPLNEPVRCGGVTVAAGDIVVADEEGVVVTPGARQEDVLLDARAKVAKEAAETLDEWEAAHLARIDKILAANGYEG; via the coding sequence ATGTACGACATCAGCGGCTTCAGGGACATCTCACCGACCACCCTCGCCGACATCCTGGGGCGCGGGCAGGTCATGGACACCGGGATTCGCCCCCTGTGGCCGTCGCAGCGGGTCGCCGGGCCGGCGTTCACCGTGCGGTGCCCTCCGGGGGACAACCTCATGCTGCACGCGGCCATTCATCGCGCCGAACCCGGTTCGGTCATCGTCGTCGAAGCGGGCGATGTGGAGTACGCGTTGGCCGGCGGGAACATGTGCGCCGTGGCGCAGCGCCGGGGGATCGCGGCGTTCGTGACGAACGGGGTGCTCAGGGATCTCGCCGAGCTGCGGGAGCTGGGCTTTCCCGTCTTCGCCCGGGGCGTCATCCCCTTCCCGGGGGCCAAGAAGGCCGTGACGCCGCTCAACGAACCCGTGCGGTGCGGCGGGGTGACCGTGGCTGCCGGGGACATCGTGGTCGCCGACGAGGAGGGCGTCGTCGTCACGCCGGGGGCCCGGCAGGAGGACGTGCTGCTCGACGCCCGTGCGAAGGTGGCCAAGGAGGCGGCCGAGACCCTCGACGAGTGGGAGGCGGCGCACCTCGCCCGTATCGACAAGATCCTCGCCGCCAACGGCTACGAGGGCTGA
- a CDS encoding ATP-binding protein — translation MNAEITLVGAEFVQRFSATRRGARLARRLAVHQLDEWGVSYGSELSDDVGVIVAELAANAVLHGYLPGRDFELRLLLIADGLRVEVSDARGERRPEVVDREPGAETGYGLHLVAALAAKWGVAERTVGKTVWAQVDRPVARTSTQSGTGQVSQTESTVCSVTGLSS, via the coding sequence GTGAACGCCGAAATCACTCTTGTGGGCGCCGAGTTCGTCCAACGCTTCAGCGCCACCCGTCGCGGTGCGCGGCTCGCCCGCCGGCTCGCGGTGCATCAGCTGGACGAGTGGGGCGTGTCGTACGGCAGTGAGCTGTCCGACGACGTGGGGGTGATCGTGGCCGAGCTGGCGGCGAACGCCGTCCTGCACGGGTACCTGCCGGGGCGGGACTTCGAGCTGCGGCTGCTCCTGATCGCGGACGGGCTCCGCGTCGAGGTGTCGGACGCGCGGGGCGAGCGGCGGCCGGAAGTGGTTGATCGGGAGCCGGGTGCGGAGACGGGATACGGCCTCCATCTGGTCGCCGCGCTGGCGGCGAAGTGGGGCGTGGCCGAGCGGACGGTCGGCAAGACGGTGTGGGCGCAGGTGGACCGCCCGGTAGCCCGCACCAGTACGCAGTCCGGTACTGGCCAGGTGTCTCAAACGGAATCAACTGTGTGCTCAGTGACGGGTCTATCCAGTTGA
- a CDS encoding SDR family NAD(P)-dependent oxidoreductase — MSFASQSRPWDVHRLPSAEGRTFLVTGGNAGIGYFVAEQLAATGAVVVLGSRDAEKADAAMASIRSRVSGAQLRHLQLDLAALSSLKSAVDGLDLDHLDAVVYNAGVALDAPPRRETEDGYELMFGTNHLGHFTLTQQLAPLLSAAPAGRIVTVGSFAARSERLDLGDLQSTQDYRPKRTYGRSKLAQMYFGFELDRRLRAVGSTVLSVVAHPGGALDSLTPSRPPVRVTTPAERLRALPAGLLVQGKDAGAWPVVRAVLDPAVQGGQLWGPRFFGLRGTPRREPVPSHMADPAIAARLWAASGELAGTDPHLGFR; from the coding sequence GTGTCTTTCGCATCCCAGAGCCGGCCGTGGGACGTTCACCGACTGCCGTCTGCCGAGGGCAGAACTTTCCTGGTCACCGGGGGTAACGCCGGGATCGGCTACTTCGTCGCGGAGCAGCTCGCCGCCACCGGCGCCGTCGTGGTGCTGGGCAGCCGCGACGCCGAGAAGGCCGACGCCGCCATGGCCTCGATCCGCTCGCGCGTCTCCGGCGCGCAGCTGCGGCACCTTCAACTGGACCTCGCCGCCCTGTCGTCCCTGAAGTCCGCCGTGGACGGGCTGGACCTCGATCATCTCGACGCGGTGGTCTACAACGCGGGGGTCGCCCTCGACGCCCCGCCGCGTCGGGAGACCGAGGACGGCTACGAGCTGATGTTCGGCACCAACCACCTCGGCCACTTCACGCTCACCCAGCAGCTGGCCCCCCTGCTGTCAGCGGCGCCGGCGGGCCGCATCGTGACGGTGGGAAGCTTCGCGGCGCGGTCCGAGCGACTGGACCTGGGCGATCTGCAGTCGACGCAGGACTACCGGCCCAAGCGCACCTACGGCCGGTCGAAGCTGGCGCAGATGTACTTCGGCTTCGAACTCGATCGCCGTCTGCGGGCCGTCGGCAGCACGGTGCTCAGTGTGGTGGCCCACCCCGGCGGCGCGCTCGACTCTCTCACCCCGTCCCGCCCGCCGGTACGCGTGACCACCCCCGCCGAGCGACTGCGCGCGCTGCCCGCCGGGCTCCTGGTGCAGGGCAAGGACGCCGGAGCATGGCCCGTCGTCCGTGCCGTCCTCGACCCGGCGGTACAGGGAGGGCAGCTGTGGGGGCCGAGGTTCTTCGGCCTGCGTGGCACACCACGGCGTGAGCCCGTCCCCTCCCACATGGCCGATCCGGCGATCGCTGCTCGCCTGTGGGCCGCCAGCGGTGAGCTGGCCGGCACCGATCCGCACCTCGGCTTCCGGTAG
- a CDS encoding C40 family peptidase: MASHRRPKNPSRARVTVLTATAAAAVALTSQAAHADPKPTKSEVKAEVDKLYHEAEVANEHYNEAKQKQEKLEKQVGALQDKVARGQQELNTLRAGLGSLAAAQYRSGGIDPSVQLFLASDPDSFLDQASALDQLSAKQTESLTKIQSKQRTLAQERKEAQDKLNDLADVRKTLGAKKKQQQGKLAEAQKVLNTLTAAERQQMRDDEARASNAASDKVRASRGTGDRVELGKEVPASARGAAALQAASSRIGMPYQARATGPGAFDCSGLTQWAYHQAGVEITRTTYTQINQGTRIAQSQLKPGDLVFFNGNTHVGLYAGGGNVLHAPYPGAFVRYESMSTIGSIVGAVRI, encoded by the coding sequence GTGGCGTCCCACCGTCGTCCCAAGAACCCGAGCCGCGCCCGTGTGACCGTGCTCACCGCGACCGCCGCTGCGGCCGTGGCCCTGACCTCCCAGGCCGCTCACGCCGACCCCAAGCCGACCAAGAGCGAGGTCAAGGCGGAGGTCGACAAGCTCTACCACGAGGCAGAGGTCGCCAACGAGCACTACAACGAGGCCAAGCAGAAGCAGGAGAAGCTCGAGAAGCAGGTCGGCGCGCTGCAGGACAAGGTGGCGCGCGGTCAGCAGGAGCTCAACACGCTTCGTGCCGGGCTCGGTTCGCTCGCCGCCGCCCAGTACCGCTCCGGCGGCATCGACCCCTCGGTGCAGCTCTTCCTCGCCTCGGACCCGGACAGCTTCCTCGACCAGGCCTCCGCGTTGGACCAGCTGTCGGCCAAGCAGACCGAGTCGCTGACGAAGATCCAGAGCAAGCAGCGGACCCTCGCGCAGGAGCGCAAGGAGGCCCAGGACAAGCTGAACGACCTGGCCGACGTCCGCAAGACGCTCGGTGCGAAGAAGAAGCAGCAGCAGGGCAAGCTCGCCGAGGCCCAGAAGGTGCTCAACACCCTGACCGCCGCCGAGCGCCAGCAGATGCGCGACGACGAGGCACGCGCCAGCAACGCCGCCAGCGACAAGGTGCGCGCCAGCCGGGGCACCGGTGACCGGGTCGAACTCGGCAAGGAGGTCCCCGCGTCCGCCCGCGGTGCGGCCGCCCTCCAGGCCGCTTCCTCGCGGATCGGTATGCCGTATCAGGCGCGCGCCACCGGCCCCGGCGCCTTCGACTGCTCGGGTCTGACCCAGTGGGCGTACCACCAGGCCGGTGTCGAGATCACCCGCACCACGTACACCCAGATCAACCAGGGCACCCGCATCGCGCAGAGCCAGCTGAAGCCGGGCGACCTGGTCTTCTTCAACGGCAACACGCACGTGGGGCTCTACGCGGGCGGCGGCAACGTGCTCCACGCCCCGTACCCGGGCGCCTTCGTCCGCTACGAGTCGATGAGCACCATCGGCTCCATCGTGGGCGCGGTGCGCATCTGA
- a CDS encoding DUF5753 domain-containing protein: MADRLGRQQIFAPWPSPTFHFVLDESVLIRPIGGRNVHREQLQKLLHIGGLRTVQLQLMPLDRTEQPSLDGPFTLVTPKGRQQVAYLEIHTYPRLITGLEEVRVLAARYGTIQSAALTPRESLAAIEKMLGER, encoded by the coding sequence GTGGCCGATCGGCTCGGCCGTCAGCAGATCTTCGCTCCTTGGCCCTCTCCCACCTTCCACTTCGTCCTGGACGAGAGCGTGCTGATCCGTCCCATCGGCGGCCGGAACGTGCACAGAGAGCAATTGCAGAAGCTGCTGCACATCGGTGGGCTCCGCACGGTGCAGCTCCAGTTGATGCCGCTGGACCGCACGGAACAGCCCAGCCTCGACGGCCCGTTCACCCTGGTCACACCCAAGGGACGGCAGCAGGTTGCATACCTGGAGATCCACACGTATCCCCGGCTGATCACCGGTCTGGAGGAGGTCCGTGTGCTGGCTGCACGCTATGGAACGATCCAGTCGGCAGCCCTCACGCCGAGGGAGTCTCTGGCCGCGATCGAGAAGATGCTGGGAGAGCGATGA
- a CDS encoding nuclear transport factor 2 family protein, with protein MDDNADTGSVPREGLNRAALEEHWRASERGDTDAEHAVYAADAILDYPQSGERFRGRATISAQRGGHPASRHFTVHRIVGSGDLWVSECVITYDGVPTHSVSLMEFSHGHVVHETQYFADPFDASEGRKALAEPMPGRNIARA; from the coding sequence ATGGATGACAACGCAGACACCGGGTCCGTTCCGCGCGAAGGGCTCAACAGGGCCGCCCTGGAGGAACACTGGCGAGCATCGGAACGTGGGGACACCGACGCCGAGCACGCCGTCTACGCCGCGGACGCGATCCTCGACTATCCCCAGTCAGGTGAACGATTCCGGGGCCGCGCGACGATTTCGGCGCAACGTGGCGGGCACCCTGCGAGTCGGCACTTCACCGTCCACCGGATCGTCGGCAGCGGGGATCTGTGGGTGAGCGAGTGTGTCATCACGTATGACGGGGTGCCCACCCACTCGGTGAGCCTGATGGAGTTCTCCCACGGGCATGTGGTGCACGAGACGCAGTACTTCGCGGACCCCTTCGACGCGTCCGAAGGGCGGAAGGCACTCGCGGAGCCGATGCCGGGCAGGAATATTGCCAGGGCCTGA
- a CDS encoding DUF397 domain-containing protein — MNAEQLRWFKSSYSSGGGGECIEVAACPTIVHVRDSKNVQGPRLDVAPAAWSAFVTYARRG, encoded by the coding sequence ATGAACGCCGAGCAACTGCGCTGGTTCAAGAGCAGCTACAGCAGTGGCGGTGGCGGCGAGTGCATCGAGGTGGCCGCCTGCCCCACCATCGTCCACGTCCGCGATTCCAAGAACGTCCAGGGCCCCCGCCTCGACGTCGCTCCGGCCGCCTGGTCCGCCTTCGTCACGTACGCCCGCCGGGGCTGA
- a CDS encoding HAD family hydrolase: METIVFDIGETLIRDDRYWASWANWLGVPPHTLSALVGTAVAQGRDSADALSILRPGMDINEASLARTAAGRGEHLAESDLYPDVRPALAELRALGVRVVVAGNGTVRAGELLRALDLPADLVVTSDEWAVAKPDPEFFARVLEVSGAKPGSTLYVGDHPASDLFPAKSCGLLAAHLRRGACGYWWADHPDVVAAADFRLNALTDLPALLGQVPERPRPRALRAL; encoded by the coding sequence ATGGAAACGATCGTCTTCGACATCGGCGAGACACTCATCCGCGACGACCGCTACTGGGCCTCCTGGGCCAACTGGCTCGGCGTCCCGCCGCACACGCTGAGTGCGCTGGTCGGGACCGCGGTCGCCCAGGGGCGGGACAGCGCCGACGCGCTGAGCATCCTGCGCCCCGGCATGGACATCAACGAGGCCTCGCTCGCCCGGACCGCGGCCGGGAGAGGCGAGCACCTGGCCGAGTCGGACCTCTACCCGGACGTGAGGCCGGCGCTGGCGGAGCTGCGCGCTCTGGGCGTACGGGTGGTGGTCGCGGGCAACGGGACGGTGCGGGCGGGCGAACTCCTGCGGGCGCTGGACCTGCCCGCGGATCTCGTCGTCACCTCGGACGAGTGGGCCGTCGCCAAGCCGGACCCGGAGTTCTTCGCCCGGGTGCTGGAGGTGTCCGGGGCGAAACCGGGGTCGACCCTGTACGTGGGGGACCACCCGGCCAGCGATCTGTTCCCGGCCAAGTCGTGCGGGCTGCTGGCGGCGCACCTCCGGCGGGGGGCGTGCGGGTACTGGTGGGCGGACCACCCCGATGTCGTCGCCGCCGCGGACTTCCGCCTCAACGCGCTGACGGACCTCCCGGCCCTCCTGGGCCAGGTGCCGGAACGGCCCCGCCCGAGGGCGCTGCGGGCCTTGTAA
- a CDS encoding RidA family protein, producing the protein MTAKIARINPASLHETPGYHHITVVEAGRTAYLAGQCPLDGSGALVGEGALEDQIDQVVANAMTALAAVGARPLDVVRSVIYVRSDERAVLGTAWQRLTDSALGPAFTTASTLLGVSQLGFTGQLVEVDLTAMLP; encoded by the coding sequence ATGACTGCGAAGATCGCTCGCATCAACCCCGCCTCTCTGCACGAGACGCCGGGCTATCACCACATCACCGTCGTCGAGGCCGGCCGGACGGCTTACCTCGCAGGTCAGTGCCCGCTCGACGGCAGCGGCGCGCTCGTCGGCGAAGGGGCTCTTGAGGACCAGATCGACCAGGTGGTGGCCAACGCGATGACCGCCCTCGCGGCGGTGGGCGCCCGGCCGCTCGACGTCGTCCGTTCGGTGATCTACGTGCGCAGCGACGAGAGGGCCGTCCTGGGGACCGCCTGGCAGCGACTCACCGACTCGGCCCTCGGACCGGCGTTCACCACTGCCAGCACCCTGCTCGGCGTGTCCCAACTCGGCTTCACAGGGCAGCTCGTGGAAGTGGATCTCACCGCGATGCTGCCCTGA
- a CDS encoding helix-turn-helix domain-containing protein has product MDTQQIIAPSPAPSAGVVHVNIRHTSGFTVVGNHLSQHEELSLAARGLAVHIQSLPPGARVGIKTLVERLPDSEHRIASALRELEEFGYLKRTRQRGPDGRVHTRTVSYNHPEAAALGKEQQPRRPAGRPAPPAAPAAPQPQPQPQPPAEAIAPRLVPVPTAQKPPPPPLPAPRDPRPQLLHAAAALLAGLRHQAPQLVLTEADIAYLAPAVAAWFERDASPAAVRHALTADLPHPLRFPAKLLRHRLTALLPSGRSLPAAFRAVPLQNCDDCDRAFRAPEPGCCDGCAASQDQAASA; this is encoded by the coding sequence ATGGATACCCAGCAGATTATCGCGCCCTCTCCTGCCCCGTCCGCCGGTGTGGTGCATGTCAACATCCGTCACACCAGCGGCTTCACCGTGGTGGGCAATCACCTCAGCCAGCACGAGGAGCTCTCCCTCGCCGCCAGAGGCCTCGCCGTGCACATCCAGTCACTGCCGCCCGGCGCGAGGGTCGGCATCAAGACCCTCGTCGAGCGGCTGCCGGACAGTGAGCACCGCATCGCCTCCGCCCTTCGTGAGCTGGAGGAGTTCGGCTACCTGAAGCGGACCAGGCAGCGCGGACCGGACGGCCGGGTCCACACGCGCACGGTGTCCTACAACCATCCGGAAGCCGCCGCCCTCGGCAAGGAACAGCAGCCCAGGCGCCCGGCCGGGCGTCCGGCTCCGCCCGCAGCACCAGCAGCACCGCAGCCCCAGCCGCAGCCGCAGCCGCCCGCAGAGGCCATCGCGCCCCGGCTCGTGCCCGTACCCACGGCGCAGAAGCCGCCGCCCCCGCCGCTCCCGGCGCCCCGGGACCCCAGGCCCCAGCTGCTGCACGCTGCGGCGGCACTGCTCGCCGGGCTGCGGCACCAGGCGCCCCAACTCGTGCTCACCGAGGCCGACATCGCGTACCTGGCGCCTGCCGTCGCGGCCTGGTTCGAGCGGGACGCCTCGCCCGCCGCCGTACGTCACGCCCTCACGGCGGACCTGCCTCATCCGCTGAGGTTCCCGGCGAAGCTGCTGCGGCACCGGCTCACGGCGCTCCTCCCGTCGGGGCGCTCGCTCCCTGCCGCCTTTCGAGCCGTGCCGCTCCAGAACTGCGACGACTGCGACCGCGCGTTCAGAGCCCCCGAACCGGGCTGCTGCGATGGATGCGCCGCATCGCAGGACCAGGCGGCGTCGGCCTGA
- a CDS encoding SDR family NAD(P)-dependent oxidoreductase codes for MSLDDATDTGTARKVAVITGANGGIGSAIVTAYRGLGFAVAATSRSMPESEDPQVFAFSADLVEPGAGERIVGAAMDRFGRIDTVVNSAGVYIGKPFTDYTDQDFDLIVGVNLRGFFNVSRSAVGAMLSRGEGGGHLVNISTSLVDQPNARVPCALASLTKGGLNAVTKELAIEFAGQGIRVNTVSLGVVRTPMNPEATPELVARHPLGRMEEVDDVVQAIVYLEQASFVTGEVLHVDGGQSAGRGKD; via the coding sequence GTGAGCCTGGACGACGCGACGGATACGGGCACCGCCCGGAAAGTCGCGGTCATCACCGGTGCCAACGGGGGGATCGGCTCCGCAATCGTGACCGCCTACCGCGGCCTCGGGTTCGCGGTCGCGGCCACCAGCCGTTCCATGCCGGAATCCGAGGACCCGCAGGTGTTCGCCTTCAGCGCCGATCTGGTGGAGCCCGGTGCGGGCGAGCGGATCGTCGGGGCGGCGATGGATCGGTTCGGTCGGATCGACACCGTGGTCAACAGCGCCGGCGTCTACATCGGCAAGCCGTTCACCGATTACACCGACCAGGACTTCGACCTGATCGTCGGCGTGAACCTGCGCGGATTCTTCAACGTTTCGCGCAGCGCCGTCGGCGCGATGCTCTCCCGCGGCGAAGGCGGCGGTCACCTGGTGAACATCTCCACCTCCCTGGTCGACCAGCCGAACGCTCGGGTGCCGTGCGCGCTCGCGTCGTTGACCAAGGGTGGCCTCAACGCGGTCACCAAGGAGTTGGCGATCGAATTCGCAGGGCAGGGCATCCGCGTGAACACCGTCTCGCTCGGCGTCGTCCGTACGCCGATGAACCCGGAGGCCACGCCCGAACTCGTGGCTCGCCATCCACTCGGGCGGATGGAAGAGGTCGACGACGTCGTCCAGGCCATCGTGTACCTCGAGCAGGCGTCCTTCGTCACCGGCGAGGTCCTCCACGTCGACGGCGGCCAGAGCGCGGGCCGTGGAAAGGATTGA